From one Streptomyces sp. CA-210063 genomic stretch:
- a CDS encoding sensor histidine kinase encodes MRRSKKGPEPSARGNFTPPPRGAAPAQVTGPEPTAAPAPSGSRLSPRNWRVPTRLNAILLIPVLVGLVMGGFQVKGSIDTWQEARDAEKVAQIVAAAAVYAEALLNERDLSAQPLLDGERNSDVVKDARAFTDEKADIFHSEVVGMPSGQGLERRLRLVEEAEPKLEDLRQAAFTRAADPVQTEEGYVAVEHLLMEFSNELGLGTGNVTAYGRTVYAVALAKGAASLQRAIGTHLLVRPSEDETVFRQQLTAFTSYAYLENVAVQEFVSGGTEADASRLESVMAQKTEEGKKLAAENKAKSDKYVAPPESMTDMIRLIGSGASRDDLAKQGVTYENWMAASTLKFQGYSEVETELINRAVDEAGQIASDAQRDAYINGAIVILALLAAFIIASLMARQMSRAMRQLRNAAFGVAEQRLPMLVDQLSRTDPGRVDTRVAPIPINTTDEIGEVARAFDQVHREAVRLAAEQALLRGNINAIFTNLSRRNQSLIEGQLTLITDLENNEADPDQLENLFKLDHLATRMRRNGENLLVLAGEEPGRRWDQPVPLVDVLRAASSEVEQYERIELSGVPEAEIHGRAVTDLVHLLAELLENATTFSSPQTKVRVTATRLPDGRVMIEIHDKGIGLTAEDFADINHKLANPPTVDAAISQRMGLFVVGRLSDRHGIRVQLRPSGEQAGTTSLVMLPDVITHGGGGEQQPAADQFTVSQIIPEQHSFQQQAAVPPMRTAAELGFDDSRYEVPDDIRELDPVGRSLMREERRAALEAQAHPDPQLPPGQTPRYGDDFQSPEPSYDNGATAYVDPQRSFDQQTAYEEPRQPSYDEAYFGQGGTTQPGNGQLPGGNDPFTATGGYPEPSYPESLQEDHTASAATAPETYSGFEEQSYQDDWPQQQDYQSSYRSEYAPEPESAQAADVKEPDRVGFDRPGPTPSAGHALTDAGLPRRGSTASAGGTSAGAVNGQQGAAQDQPTTAGGPNGDWRSANDERWQQASQLKKPKAGGVTSSGLPRRVPKANLVEGAATTTPQGGPQISRAPEDVRGRLSNLRRGVQRGRNASSETNGQATRNQHSGPDSTYNQER; translated from the coding sequence GTGAGGCGAAGCAAGAAAGGTCCCGAGCCGTCGGCGCGGGGCAACTTCACCCCGCCGCCGCGCGGAGCGGCACCCGCACAAGTGACCGGACCGGAGCCGACGGCAGCTCCCGCACCAAGCGGCAGTCGTCTCTCCCCCCGCAACTGGCGCGTACCCACTCGCCTGAACGCGATTCTCCTCATACCCGTGCTCGTCGGCCTGGTCATGGGCGGCTTCCAGGTGAAGGGCTCGATCGACACCTGGCAAGAGGCACGGGACGCCGAGAAGGTGGCCCAGATCGTGGCCGCCGCGGCCGTGTACGCCGAGGCACTGCTCAACGAGCGTGACCTCTCGGCCCAGCCCCTGCTGGACGGCGAGCGGAACAGCGACGTCGTCAAGGACGCCCGCGCCTTCACCGACGAGAAGGCCGACATCTTCCACTCGGAGGTCGTCGGGATGCCTTCCGGGCAGGGCCTGGAGCGCCGACTGCGTCTGGTCGAGGAGGCCGAGCCCAAGCTGGAGGACCTCCGGCAGGCCGCCTTCACCCGGGCCGCCGACCCGGTGCAGACCGAAGAGGGCTACGTCGCCGTCGAGCACCTCCTGATGGAGTTCTCCAACGAGCTCGGCCTCGGTACCGGCAACGTCACCGCGTACGGCCGTACGGTCTACGCCGTCGCCCTCGCCAAGGGCGCCGCCTCACTGCAGCGCGCGATCGGCACCCACCTGCTGGTCCGACCCAGCGAGGACGAGACCGTCTTCCGCCAGCAGCTCACCGCGTTCACCTCGTACGCCTACCTGGAGAACGTCGCCGTACAGGAGTTCGTCTCCGGTGGCACCGAGGCCGACGCCTCGCGCCTGGAGTCGGTCATGGCGCAGAAGACCGAAGAGGGCAAGAAGCTCGCCGCCGAGAACAAGGCCAAGAGCGACAAGTACGTCGCCCCGCCGGAATCCATGACGGACATGATCCGGCTGATCGGCAGCGGCGCCTCCCGCGACGACCTCGCCAAGCAGGGCGTCACCTACGAGAACTGGATGGCCGCCTCCACCCTGAAGTTCCAGGGCTACAGCGAGGTCGAGACCGAGCTGATCAACCGCGCGGTGGACGAGGCCGGCCAGATCGCCTCCGACGCCCAGCGCGACGCCTACATCAACGGCGCCATCGTCATCCTCGCCCTGCTCGCCGCGTTCATCATCGCGTCCCTCATGGCCCGCCAGATGAGCCGCGCGATGCGCCAGCTGCGCAACGCCGCCTTCGGCGTCGCCGAGCAGCGCCTGCCGATGCTGGTCGACCAGCTCTCGCGCACCGACCCCGGTCGCGTCGACACCCGCGTCGCGCCCATCCCGATCAACACCACGGACGAGATCGGCGAGGTCGCCCGCGCCTTCGACCAGGTGCACCGCGAGGCCGTGCGGCTCGCCGCCGAGCAGGCCCTGCTGCGGGGCAACATCAACGCGATCTTCACCAACCTCTCGCGCCGCAACCAGTCGCTGATCGAGGGCCAGCTGACCCTGATCACCGACCTGGAGAACAACGAGGCCGACCCGGACCAGCTGGAGAACCTCTTCAAGCTGGACCATCTGGCGACCCGTATGCGCCGCAACGGCGAGAACCTCCTCGTCCTCGCCGGCGAGGAGCCCGGCCGCCGCTGGGACCAGCCGGTCCCGCTGGTCGACGTGCTGCGCGCCGCCTCCTCCGAGGTGGAGCAGTACGAGCGCATCGAGCTCTCCGGTGTCCCGGAGGCCGAGATCCACGGCCGCGCCGTGACCGACCTCGTGCACCTGCTCGCCGAGCTCCTGGAGAACGCCACCACGTTCTCCTCCCCGCAGACCAAGGTCCGTGTCACCGCGACCCGTCTCCCCGACGGCCGCGTGATGATCGAGATCCACGACAAGGGCATCGGCCTCACCGCCGAGGACTTCGCGGACATCAACCACAAGCTGGCCAACCCGCCGACCGTGGACGCCGCGATCTCGCAGCGCATGGGCCTCTTCGTGGTCGGCCGGCTGTCCGACCGGCACGGCATCCGCGTCCAGCTGCGCCCCTCGGGCGAGCAGGCCGGTACGACCTCGCTGGTCATGCTCCCGGACGTCATCACCCACGGTGGCGGTGGCGAGCAGCAGCCGGCGGCCGACCAGTTCACGGTCTCGCAGATCATCCCGGAGCAGCACTCGTTCCAGCAGCAGGCCGCCGTGCCTCCGATGCGGACCGCCGCCGAGCTCGGCTTCGACGACAGCCGCTACGAGGTCCCGGACGACATCCGCGAGCTGGACCCCGTGGGCCGCTCCCTGATGCGCGAGGAGCGTCGCGCGGCCCTGGAGGCCCAGGCGCACCCGGACCCCCAGCTGCCCCCGGGCCAGACGCCGCGCTACGGCGACGACTTCCAGTCGCCCGAACCGTCCTACGACAACGGCGCGACGGCCTATGTGGACCCGCAGCGGTCGTTCGACCAGCAGACGGCGTACGAGGAGCCGCGGCAGCCGTCGTACGACGAGGCGTACTTCGGGCAGGGCGGCACCACGCAGCCCGGCAACGGACAGCTGCCGGGCGGGAACGACCCGTTCACCGCTACCGGCGGTTACCCCGAGCCCTCCTATCCGGAGTCCCTCCAGGAGGACCACACGGCGTCCGCCGCGACGGCCCCGGAGACGTACTCGGGCTTCGAAGAGCAGTCCTATCAGGACGACTGGCCGCAGCAGCAGGACTACCAGAGCTCCTACCGCTCCGAGTACGCTCCGGAACCGGAATCTGCGCAGGCCGCTGACGTGAAGGAGCCGGACCGCGTAGGCTTCGACCGTCCGGGACCCACCCCTTCCGCCGGCCACGCGCTGACCGACGCCGGCCTGCCCCGCCGCGGCTCCACCGCGAGCGCGGGCGGCACGAGCGCGGGCGCCGTGAACGGACAACAGGGTGCGGCCCAGGACCAGCCGACGACGGCCGGGGGACCGAACGGCGACTGGCGCTCGGCCAACGACGAGCGCTGGCAGCAGGCCTCCCAGCTGAAGAAGCCCAAGGCAGGCGGGGTCACCTCCTCCGGTCTGCCGCGGCGGGTGCCCAAGGCCAACCTGGTCGAGGGTGCCGCGACGACGACCCCGCAGGGAGGTCCACAGATCTCCCGCGCTCCCGAGGACGTCAGGGGCAGGCTGAGCAACCTGCGCCGGGGTGTCCAGCGTGGGCGCAACGCAAGCAGTGAAACGAACGGCCAGGCCACTAGAAATCAGCACAGTGGTCCTGACAGCACCTACAACCAGGAGCGTTAG
- a CDS encoding roadblock/LC7 domain-containing protein — protein MSQAAQNLNWLITNFVDNTPGVSHTVVVSADGLLLAMSEGFPRDRADQLAAVASGLTSLTAGASRIFEGGSVNQTVVEMERGFLFIMSVSDGSSLAVLAHPEADIGLIGYEMALLVDRAGTVLTPDLRAELQGSLLN, from the coding sequence ATGAGCCAGGCGGCGCAGAACCTGAACTGGTTGATCACCAACTTCGTGGACAACACCCCCGGGGTGTCTCACACGGTGGTGGTCTCCGCCGACGGACTCCTTCTGGCGATGTCCGAAGGGTTTCCCCGTGACCGAGCCGACCAGCTGGCGGCCGTCGCGTCGGGTCTGACCTCTCTGACCGCGGGTGCCTCCCGCATTTTCGAAGGTGGCAGCGTCAATCAGACGGTTGTGGAGATGGAGCGGGGATTCCTCTTCATCATGTCCGTATCCGACGGTTCCTCGCTCGCCGTTCTCGCACATCCGGAGGCCGATATCGGTCTCATCGGGTACGAGATGGCACTTCTGGTGGACCGTGCCGGTACGGTCCTGACGCCCGATCTTCGTGCGGAGCTCCAGGGCAGCCTGCTCAACTAA
- a CDS encoding DUF742 domain-containing protein codes for MATPPGGSSSGNWSYPGQGPGQGDQNRYNFPSAPSRQQPYTPQGPGPSPYDQPPAPRIQPVQPQRRTPEPSPAGAAHNPLVRPYAMTGGRTRPRYQLAIEALVHTTAQPHQMQGQLPEHQRICNLCREIKSVAEISALLTIPLGVARILVADLAEAGLVAIHQPGGDENAGGQPDVTLLERVLSGLRKL; via the coding sequence GTGGCAACACCCCCAGGCGGTTCATCGTCGGGCAACTGGTCCTACCCTGGCCAGGGGCCGGGCCAGGGTGACCAGAACCGGTACAACTTCCCCTCCGCACCGAGCCGCCAGCAGCCGTACACACCGCAGGGCCCTGGCCCTTCGCCGTACGACCAGCCGCCGGCGCCGCGCATCCAGCCCGTGCAGCCGCAACGCCGCACCCCTGAGCCGTCGCCCGCCGGGGCGGCACACAACCCCCTGGTGCGCCCGTACGCCATGACAGGCGGCCGCACCAGGCCGCGCTACCAGCTCGCCATCGAGGCGCTGGTGCATACCACCGCGCAGCCGCATCAGATGCAGGGCCAGTTGCCCGAGCATCAGCGGATCTGCAACCTCTGCCGGGAAATCAAGTCGGTGGCCGAGATCTCGGCCCTCCTGACGATCCCTCTCGGCGTGGCCAGGATCCTCGTCGCCGACTTGGCGGAGGCGGGCCTGGTCGCCATCCATCAGCCCGGCGGCGACGAGAACGCCGGTGGCCAGCCAGACGTGACACTGCTCGAAAGGGTGCTCAGTGGACTTCGCAAGCTCTAG
- a CDS encoding GTP-binding protein produces the protein MDFASSSGGPSRSTTSAKIVVAGGFGVGKTTFVGAVSEINPLRTEAVMTSASAGIDDLTHTGDKTTTTVAMDFGRITLDQDLILYLFGTPGQDRFWFMWDDLVRGAIGAIVLVDTRRLADCFPAVDYFENSGLPFVIALNGFDGQQPYNPDEVREALQIGPDTPIITTDARHRADAKSALITLVEHALMARLR, from the coding sequence GTGGACTTCGCAAGCTCTAGCGGCGGTCCTTCCCGCTCCACCACCTCAGCGAAGATCGTGGTGGCGGGTGGCTTCGGCGTGGGCAAGACCACGTTCGTCGGGGCCGTCTCGGAGATCAACCCGCTGCGTACCGAGGCCGTGATGACGTCCGCTTCCGCGGGCATCGACGACCTCACCCACACCGGGGACAAGACCACCACGACGGTGGCCATGGACTTCGGTCGTATCACCCTGGACCAGGACCTCATCCTGTACCTGTTCGGCACCCCCGGTCAGGACCGTTTCTGGTTCATGTGGGACGACCTCGTGCGCGGTGCCATCGGCGCGATCGTCCTCGTCGACACGCGTCGTCTGGCCGACTGCTTCCCGGCGGTCGACTACTTCGAGAACAGCGGCCTGCCGTTCGTGATCGCGTTGAACGGCTTCGACGGCCAGCAGCCGTACAACCCTGACGAGGTCCGGGAAGCCCTTCAGATCGGCCCCGACACGCCGATCATCACGACGGACGCGCGGCATCGGGCGGACGCGAAGTCGGCGCTCATCACCCTGGTCGAGCACGCGCTGATGGCGCGCCTGCGGTAG
- a CDS encoding acyl-CoA carboxylase epsilon subunit, producing the protein MKLPDIRVEKGHAEPEEVAAITALLLARAAARPAEAPAHRGRPRAGWRRLEREPGFRAPHSWR; encoded by the coding sequence ATGAAGCTGCCTGATATTCGCGTCGAGAAGGGCCACGCCGAGCCGGAAGAAGTGGCCGCGATCACCGCGCTGCTCCTGGCCCGCGCCGCCGCGCGACCCGCCGAGGCTCCGGCCCACCGGGGCCGCCCCCGCGCGGGCTGGCGCCGCCTGGAGCGCGAGCCGGGTTTCCGTGCACCGCACAGCTGGCGCTGA
- a CDS encoding acyl-CoA carboxylase subunit beta translates to MTVLDEAPGEPTDARGRVAELHEIRAQALAGPSEKATEAQHAKGKLTSRERIELLLDPGSFSEVEQLRRHRATGFGLEAKKPYTDGVITGWGTVEGRTVFVYAHDFRIFGGALGEAHATKIHKIMDMAIAAGAPLVSLNDGAGARIQEGVSALAGYGGIFQRNTRASGVIPQISVMLGPCAGGAAYSPALTDFVFMVRETSQMFITGPDVVKAVTGEEITQNGLGGADVHAETSGVAHFAYDDEETCIAEVRYLLSMLPQNNRENPPRVEASDAADRRSDVLLDLVPADGNRPYDMAKVIEELVDDGDYLEVHERWARNIICALGRLDGQVVGIVANQPQTLAGVLDIEASEKAARFVQMCDAFNIPIITLLDVPGFLPGVDQEHGGIIRHGAKLLYAYCNATVPRISLILRKAYGGAYIVMDSQSIGADLTYAWPTNEIAVMGAEGAANVIFRRQIAEAEDPEAMRVRMVKEYKAELMHPYYAAERGLVDDVIDPADTRAVLIRSLAMLHTKHADLPSRKHGNPPQ, encoded by the coding sequence ATGACCGTTTTGGATGAGGCACCGGGTGAGCCGACGGACGCGCGAGGGCGAGTGGCCGAGCTGCACGAGATTCGTGCCCAGGCGTTGGCCGGCCCCAGCGAGAAGGCGACCGAGGCGCAGCATGCCAAGGGCAAGCTGACCTCCCGGGAGCGCATCGAACTGCTGCTGGACCCGGGTTCCTTCAGCGAGGTCGAGCAGTTGCGCCGGCACCGGGCCACCGGATTCGGTCTGGAGGCCAAGAAGCCGTACACCGACGGTGTGATCACGGGCTGGGGCACGGTGGAGGGCCGCACGGTCTTCGTCTACGCCCATGACTTCCGCATCTTCGGCGGCGCCCTCGGTGAGGCCCACGCCACGAAGATCCACAAGATCATGGACATGGCCATCGCGGCCGGGGCCCCGCTGGTGTCGCTGAACGACGGCGCCGGCGCCCGTATCCAGGAGGGTGTCTCCGCGCTCGCCGGGTACGGCGGCATCTTCCAGCGCAACACCAGGGCCTCCGGTGTCATCCCGCAGATCAGCGTGATGCTCGGCCCGTGCGCGGGCGGCGCGGCCTACAGCCCCGCCCTCACGGACTTCGTCTTCATGGTCCGCGAGACGTCGCAGATGTTCATCACGGGCCCGGACGTCGTCAAGGCGGTCACCGGCGAGGAGATCACCCAGAACGGCCTCGGCGGCGCGGACGTGCACGCCGAGACGAGCGGCGTGGCCCACTTCGCGTACGACGACGAGGAGACGTGCATCGCCGAGGTGCGCTACCTCCTGTCGATGCTCCCGCAGAACAACCGCGAGAACCCGCCGCGCGTGGAGGCCTCCGACGCGGCGGACCGCCGAAGTGACGTCCTCCTCGACCTGGTCCCGGCCGACGGCAACCGGCCCTACGACATGGCCAAGGTCATCGAGGAACTCGTCGACGACGGCGACTACCTGGAGGTCCACGAGCGCTGGGCCCGCAACATCATCTGCGCCCTCGGCCGTCTCGACGGCCAGGTCGTCGGCATCGTCGCCAACCAGCCGCAGACCCTCGCGGGTGTGCTGGACATCGAGGCCTCGGAAAAAGCTGCGCGCTTTGTCCAGATGTGTGATGCTTTTAATATCCCGATCATTACGCTGCTGGATGTCCCCGGCTTCCTGCCGGGCGTCGACCAGGAGCACGGCGGAATCATCCGCCACGGCGCGAAGCTGCTCTACGCCTACTGCAACGCGACCGTCCCCCGGATCTCGCTGATCCTTCGGAAGGCGTACGGAGGTGCCTACATCGTCATGGACAGCCAGTCCATCGGCGCGGACCTCACGTACGCGTGGCCGACCAACGAGATCGCCGTCATGGGCGCCGAAGGTGCCGCCAACGTCATCTTCCGGCGGCAGATCGCCGAGGCCGAGGACCCCGAGGCGATGCGGGTCCGGATGGTCAAGGAGTACAAGGCCGAGCTGATGCACCCGTACTACGCGGCCGAGCGCGGCCTCGTGGACGACGTCATCGACCCCGCGGACACCCGCGCGGTCCTCATCCGCTCCCTCGCGATGCTCCACACCAAGCACGCGGACCTGCCGTCCCGCAAGCACGGCAACCCGCCGCAGTAA
- a CDS encoding polysaccharide lyase 8 family protein: MSMTSTRRTFLLRTATLAATLAATAPTAYAADDEYDTLRRRWLTIALGAGYDPAAEPYASRLRETGDLARAFRAAMAPTAGSLWPGHPFDPPAGITQSYSRLWTMAQAYTQPGTGSTGDAALLADLLRGLDHLSATVYHPSTTRYGNWWEWQIGSPRLLTDIVAALYDALTPAQRADACAAIDHFVPDSTLREYTGTSTGANRVDLCRSVALRGVLGRAPEKIALARDALSPVFPYVTQGDGLYADGSFVQHTWVAYSGTYGQVMLDGLGRLFALLAGSSWEVTDPNRRIVLDSVERAYAPLIHDGLVMDSVNGRAISRGHLKGDDRPILRGDHFHGQGIIAAIALLALGAGAAERERWYGRIKGWIERDTVTPILTAAQFGVADLARLHAVAASPVAAAPEPVGHRLFAAMDRAVHRRPGFVVNIAMASDRIAYYECGNGENPRGWHTGAGTTLWWADGHGDQYTNWFWPTVDWYRLPGTTVSTKRLADREGGERGAPKPAVRWVGGTTDGEYAAIGQHLKGLGSTLQAHKSWFCVADAVVCLGAGISCSDGVPVETVVDNRNLGERDDTAPQALVHGRRWAHLEGHGGWVFPDPPGGTPRTLREDRTGAWSDINTTSTAERRTRRWQTLWLDHGTDPVNATYVYLLMPGASRHAVAVRAADRRWLSILANDSTCQAVHVPSLGLTAANFWQAGTAGPLTASAGASVLVRRRGRTATLCVSEPPRTGEPIEITWRGPVRAVVRADESVEVLQGTGDRLRVRVAAGTACATHLCELILS; the protein is encoded by the coding sequence ATGAGCATGACCTCGACCCGCCGTACGTTCCTGCTCCGTACTGCGACACTCGCCGCGACCCTGGCGGCGACCGCCCCCACCGCGTACGCCGCCGACGACGAGTACGACACCCTCCGCCGGCGCTGGCTGACCATCGCGCTCGGCGCCGGCTACGACCCCGCCGCCGAGCCCTACGCGAGCCGCCTCCGCGAGACCGGGGACCTCGCCCGCGCGTTCCGGGCCGCGATGGCGCCCACCGCCGGCTCCCTCTGGCCGGGCCATCCCTTCGACCCGCCCGCCGGGATCACCCAGAGCTACAGCCGGCTCTGGACGATGGCCCAGGCGTACACGCAGCCGGGCACCGGCTCGACGGGCGACGCCGCCCTCCTCGCGGACCTCCTGCGCGGCCTCGACCACCTCTCCGCGACGGTCTACCACCCCTCCACCACCCGCTACGGCAACTGGTGGGAGTGGCAGATCGGCAGCCCCCGCCTCCTGACGGACATCGTCGCCGCCCTGTACGACGCGTTGACGCCCGCTCAGCGGGCCGACGCCTGCGCGGCGATCGACCACTTCGTCCCCGACTCGACGCTCCGCGAGTACACCGGTACCTCCACCGGCGCCAACCGCGTCGACCTCTGCCGCTCCGTCGCCCTGCGCGGCGTCCTCGGCCGCGCTCCCGAGAAGATCGCCCTCGCCCGCGACGCCCTCTCGCCCGTCTTCCCGTACGTCACCCAGGGGGACGGGCTGTACGCCGACGGCTCGTTCGTGCAGCACACCTGGGTCGCGTACTCGGGGACGTACGGGCAGGTCATGCTCGACGGGCTGGGGCGCCTCTTCGCGCTGCTGGCCGGGTCGAGTTGGGAGGTCACCGACCCGAACCGGCGGATCGTCCTGGACAGCGTCGAGCGGGCGTACGCGCCGCTCATCCACGACGGGCTGGTCATGGACAGCGTCAACGGCCGTGCCATCAGCCGGGGTCACCTGAAGGGCGACGACCGGCCCATCCTGCGCGGCGACCACTTCCACGGGCAGGGGATCATCGCCGCGATCGCACTGCTCGCGCTCGGCGCCGGCGCGGCCGAGCGCGAGCGGTGGTACGGCCGGATCAAGGGATGGATCGAACGCGACACGGTGACGCCGATCCTCACCGCGGCCCAGTTCGGCGTGGCGGACCTGGCCCGGCTGCACGCCGTCGCCGCCTCCCCGGTCGCCGCCGCGCCGGAACCCGTCGGCCACCGCCTCTTCGCCGCCATGGACCGGGCCGTCCACCGCCGCCCGGGCTTCGTGGTGAACATCGCCATGGCCTCCGACCGCATCGCGTACTACGAGTGCGGCAACGGCGAGAACCCGCGCGGCTGGCACACCGGCGCCGGGACGACCCTGTGGTGGGCCGACGGGCACGGCGACCAGTACACCAACTGGTTCTGGCCGACCGTCGACTGGTACCGGCTCCCCGGCACGACCGTCTCCACCAAGCGGCTCGCCGACCGGGAAGGCGGCGAACGGGGTGCGCCGAAGCCCGCCGTACGGTGGGTCGGCGGGACCACGGACGGCGAGTACGCGGCGATCGGCCAGCACCTCAAGGGGCTCGGCTCCACCCTCCAGGCCCACAAGTCGTGGTTCTGCGTCGCGGACGCCGTCGTCTGCCTGGGCGCGGGGATCAGCTGTTCGGACGGGGTGCCGGTGGAGACGGTGGTCGACAACCGCAATCTGGGGGAGCGCGACGACACGGCACCCCAGGCCCTCGTACACGGTCGGCGCTGGGCTCACCTGGAAGGCCATGGCGGCTGGGTCTTCCCGGACCCGCCGGGCGGCACCCCGCGCACCCTCCGCGAGGACCGCACCGGCGCCTGGTCCGACATCAACACCACCAGCACGGCCGAACGCCGCACCCGGCGCTGGCAGACCCTCTGGCTGGACCACGGCACCGATCCGGTGAACGCCACCTACGTCTATCTGCTCATGCCCGGGGCATCCCGCCACGCCGTCGCGGTCCGTGCCGCCGACCGGCGCTGGTTGTCGATCCTCGCCAACGACAGTACGTGCCAGGCGGTCCATGTCCCCTCGCTCGGCCTGACGGCCGCCAACTTCTGGCAGGCCGGCACGGCGGGCCCGCTGACCGCCTCCGCCGGGGCGAGCGTGCTGGTACGCCGCCGGGGCCGGACCGCTACCCTCTGCGTGAGCGAACCGCCGCGCACCGGCGAGCCGATCGAGATCACGTGGCGCGGACCGGTCCGCGCGGTGGTCCGGGCGGACGAGTCGGTCGAGGTGCTTCAGGGCACGGGCGACCGGCTGCGGGTCCGGGTGGCTGCCGGCACGGCCTGCGCCACCCATCTGTGTGAGCTGATTCTCAGCTGA
- a CDS encoding YceI family protein, giving the protein MGIFGRSNPTTETATASAAGSAVNPELAALTGDYTIDASHTTIGFVARHAMVTNVKGGFLDFSGSLHLDGSDPSRSTASIDVKMESIDTGNADRDGHLKSADFFKTEEFPTMTFRSTKAEALGGDDYRITGDLSILGTTKPLTIDLEFNGTAKDPFGNERVGFEGKAEILRSEWGLTWNAALETGGVLVSDKIKLSFDISAIRNAG; this is encoded by the coding sequence ATGGGCATCTTCGGCCGCAGCAACCCCACCACCGAGACCGCCACCGCCTCGGCGGCCGGCTCCGCGGTGAACCCCGAGCTCGCCGCGTTGACCGGCGACTACACGATCGACGCGTCCCACACCACGATCGGCTTCGTCGCCCGCCACGCCATGGTCACCAACGTCAAGGGCGGCTTCCTCGACTTCTCCGGCAGCCTGCACCTGGACGGCTCGGACCCCTCGCGGTCCACCGCTTCCATCGACGTCAAGATGGAGAGCATCGACACCGGCAACGCCGACCGTGACGGCCATCTGAAGAGCGCGGACTTCTTCAAGACGGAGGAGTTCCCGACGATGACCTTCCGCTCGACCAAGGCTGAGGCCCTGGGCGGCGACGACTACCGCATCACCGGTGACCTCTCCATCCTCGGCACGACCAAGCCGCTCACCATCGACCTGGAGTTCAACGGCACCGCCAAGGACCCGTTCGGCAACGAGCGCGTCGGCTTCGAGGGCAAGGCGGAGATCCTGCGCTCCGAGTGGGGCCTGACGTGGAACGCGGCGCTGGAGACCGGTGGCGTCCTGGTCTCGGACAAGATCAAGCTGAGCTTCGACATCTCGGCGATCCGGAACGCGGGTTGA
- a CDS encoding YdeI/OmpD-associated family protein: MSTPEDGTETRAFRDADHLDAWLAARPGPHPGLWVKVGKKGSGVRSVSAGDVNDVALCHGWITGNRRRLDETYFLQRITPRRPGSDWSMVNVRRVEELSATGRMRAGGLAEVAAAKADGRWAAAYESQREATVPEDLATALEHSPRARRSIERLGKTDRYLVILGLLKARTPQTRAARLKAALAKLETDDQPSHRSP; this comes from the coding sequence ATGAGCACTCCCGAGGACGGCACCGAGACCCGAGCCTTCCGAGACGCCGACCATCTCGACGCCTGGCTCGCCGCACGCCCCGGCCCACACCCCGGCCTCTGGGTGAAGGTCGGCAAGAAGGGATCCGGAGTGCGTTCGGTCAGCGCCGGTGACGTCAACGACGTCGCCCTCTGCCACGGCTGGATCACCGGCAATCGGAGGCGACTCGACGAGACGTACTTCCTGCAGAGGATCACCCCGCGCAGGCCGGGCAGCGACTGGTCGATGGTGAATGTGCGGCGGGTGGAGGAGCTGAGCGCCACCGGGCGGATGCGGGCCGGAGGGCTCGCCGAGGTCGCGGCTGCCAAGGCGGACGGGCGGTGGGCTGCGGCGTACGAGTCGCAGCGGGAGGCCACCGTGCCGGAGGATTTGGCGACGGCCCTCGAACACAGCCCTCGCGCCCGGCGAAGCATCGAGCGGCTCGGGAAGACGGACCGGTACCTCGTCATCCTGGGGCTGCTGAAGGCCCGGACGCCACAGACGCGAGCCGCACGGCTCAAGGCGGCCTTGGCCAAGTTGGAGACGGACGACCAGCCGAGCCATCGATCACCGTGA